The Desulfuromonas versatilis genome has a segment encoding these proteins:
- a CDS encoding PqiC family protein, which translates to MRNKGYTFAICRSLAVLTLCFTGCASKSPGLHYYSLAPLIEVAAESKGDGLSVEVGPIKLPQALNREQIVTRSNANLVIVNTSHRWAAPLEKDLAAVMIQNLAGALGTARVAGFGQTPLGSADYRVLLDFQQFGGILGDSAILRSTWTIIAPGKKQVLAVRQSNLTESLTGDEVEALVAGLSRLLENLSREIALEISRLAGES; encoded by the coding sequence ATGCGAAATAAAGGGTATACATTCGCCATCTGCCGATCCCTGGCAGTGCTGACGCTCTGTTTTACCGGTTGTGCCTCCAAGTCTCCCGGCCTGCATTATTACAGCCTGGCACCCCTGATTGAGGTGGCAGCGGAGTCGAAGGGGGATGGGCTCAGCGTCGAAGTCGGACCGATCAAACTGCCCCAGGCGCTTAACCGCGAGCAGATTGTCACCCGGTCCAACGCCAACCTGGTCATTGTCAACACCTCGCACCGCTGGGCCGCTCCGTTGGAGAAGGACCTGGCAGCGGTCATGATCCAGAACCTGGCTGGCGCCCTGGGCACGGCCCGGGTAGCCGGGTTCGGTCAGACCCCGCTGGGTTCGGCTGATTACCGGGTGTTGCTCGATTTTCAGCAGTTCGGCGGTATCCTCGGCGATTCGGCAATTCTCAGGAGCACCTGGACCATTATCGCCCCCGGGAAAAAGCAGGTCCTGGCGGTTCGCCAAAGCAATCTAACCGAATCGTTGACAGGAGACGAGGTTGAAGCGCTGGTGGCTGGGTTGAGCCGGTTGTTGGAAAACCTCAGCAGAGAAATAGCCCTGGAAATTTCGCGATTGGCCGGGGAAAGCTGA
- a CDS encoding class I SAM-dependent methyltransferase, whose translation MNPKLLGRKYDRIARWWHENHDNSSYGLAQVERALNFSVKRETALDVGCGAGGRVVRMLQNHGFNITGIDVSQEMIRLAREQHPSMTFLHQDICTWETDRHFDLIVAWDSIFHLPLEMQHPVVAKLCRLLSEGGVLIYSFGDAEGEHEDCWQGDRFHYSSIGINGNLRVLMENGITCRHLELDQWPQKHAFLIGVK comes from the coding sequence ATGAACCCCAAGCTGCTTGGCAGAAAATACGATAGAATTGCGCGTTGGTGGCATGAGAACCACGACAATTCGTCTTATGGTTTGGCGCAGGTCGAAAGGGCACTGAATTTTTCCGTCAAGCGGGAAACAGCGCTTGATGTCGGCTGCGGCGCCGGTGGCAGGGTGGTGCGAATGTTGCAAAATCACGGGTTTAATATCACCGGCATCGATGTCTCGCAGGAGATGATCCGCCTCGCCCGGGAGCAACACCCAAGCATGACCTTTCTGCATCAGGACATCTGCACCTGGGAGACCGACCGGCATTTCGATCTCATCGTCGCCTGGGACAGCATCTTTCACTTGCCGCTTGAAATGCAACACCCCGTGGTGGCGAAACTCTGCAGATTACTGAGCGAAGGCGGGGTCCTCATTTACAGCTTCGGCGACGCGGAGGGCGAGCATGAGGATTGCTGGCAGGGCGACCGGTTCCATTACAGTTCCATCGGCATCAACGGCAACCTGCGTGTGTTGATGGAAAACGGAATAACCTGCAGACATTTGGAACTCGACCAATGGCCGCAGAAACATGCCTTTCTGATCGGTGTCAAATGA
- a CDS encoding phenylacetate--CoA ligase family protein: MAREDLERLQLERLKTTLEQVYHRVPCYQGKFKLACVAPEDVRTLSDLRRLPFTTKEDLRLNYPYGMFAVPMREVVRIHSSSGTTGKPTVVGYSRQDLQTWTELVARFMTAAGVTADDIVHIAFGYGLFTGAFGLHYGAERIGASVIPISGGNTQKQIMIMQDYKSTALVCTPSYALTLVDFMEKKGIDPKSLALRFGLFGAEPWSEEMRREIETRLGVVATDNYGLSEVMGPGVAGECSYRCGMHIFEDHFIPEIIDPDTGEVLPEGAVGELVLTTISKQAFPMIRYRTRDITRLHYQPCRCGRTHVRMEKTMGRSDDMLIIKGVNVFPTQIEEVLFQVEGCEPHYQLIVDRVGSMDTLEVQVEVNEKIFFDEMKMQRAFVDTVEKKLASALGVSAKVKLVEPSSIPRHEGKANRVTDRRKI, translated from the coding sequence ATGGCCCGTGAGGACCTGGAGCGCCTGCAGCTCGAGAGGTTGAAAACCACCCTCGAGCAGGTCTATCACCGGGTGCCCTGCTACCAGGGGAAGTTCAAGCTGGCGTGCGTGGCTCCCGAGGATGTCCGTACTTTGAGCGATCTGCGCCGTCTGCCCTTCACTACCAAGGAGGATCTCAGGCTGAACTACCCCTACGGGATGTTCGCCGTGCCGATGCGCGAGGTCGTGCGCATCCATTCCTCCTCGGGAACCACCGGCAAGCCCACCGTGGTCGGGTATTCGCGGCAGGATCTGCAGACCTGGACCGAACTGGTCGCGCGGTTCATGACGGCGGCCGGGGTCACCGCCGACGACATCGTGCATATCGCCTTCGGCTACGGGCTGTTCACCGGCGCCTTCGGTCTGCACTACGGGGCCGAGCGGATCGGCGCTTCGGTCATCCCCATTTCCGGGGGGAACACCCAGAAGCAGATCATGATCATGCAGGACTACAAGTCCACCGCCCTGGTCTGCACCCCGTCCTACGCTCTGACCCTGGTCGACTTCATGGAGAAGAAAGGGATCGATCCCAAATCCCTTGCCCTGAGATTCGGCCTGTTCGGCGCCGAACCCTGGAGCGAGGAGATGCGCCGCGAGATCGAAACCCGACTGGGCGTGGTGGCCACGGACAACTACGGCCTTTCCGAGGTCATGGGGCCGGGGGTGGCGGGCGAATGCAGCTACCGCTGCGGCATGCACATCTTCGAAGACCATTTCATCCCCGAGATCATCGACCCGGATACCGGCGAGGTGTTGCCCGAGGGGGCCGTGGGGGAGTTGGTGCTGACCACCATCAGCAAGCAGGCCTTCCCCATGATCCGCTACCGGACCAGGGACATCACCCGCCTGCATTACCAGCCCTGCCGTTGCGGGCGCACCCACGTGCGCATGGAAAAGACCATGGGTCGCTCCGACGATATGTTGATCATCAAGGGGGTCAACGTCTTCCCGACCCAGATCGAAGAGGTGCTGTTCCAGGTTGAGGGGTGCGAGCCTCATTACCAGTTGATCGTCGATAGGGTCGGCAGCATGGATACTCTCGAGGTCCAGGTAGAAGTCAACGAAAAGATCTTTTTCGACGAGATGAAAATGCAGCGGGCCTTCGTCGATACCGTGGAAAAGAAACTCGCTTCGGCCCTGGGGGTCAGCGCCAAGGTCAAGCTGGTCGAGCCGTCCTCCATCCCCCGCCACGAAGGGAAGGCCAACCGGGTGACCGATCGCAGGAAGATCTAA
- a CDS encoding ACT domain-containing protein gives MKVEQISIFIENKSGRLAEVTQVLGEAGVNIRALSLADTSDFGILRLIVDKTDLAKSTLKERGFTVNKTEVIAVEVPDRPLGLAGILQVLDRSQVNVEYMYAFVERCGENAVIIFRFDNTENAIRVLTENGIKVLKGDQVYSM, from the coding sequence ATGAAAGTCGAGCAGATTTCCATTTTCATCGAAAATAAATCCGGTCGCCTCGCCGAGGTCACCCAGGTTCTTGGCGAAGCCGGGGTCAACATCCGGGCTCTGTCCCTGGCCGACACCTCCGATTTCGGCATTCTGCGGCTGATCGTGGACAAGACCGACCTCGCCAAGTCGACACTCAAAGAGCGCGGTTTCACCGTCAACAAGACCGAAGTCATCGCCGTCGAGGTTCCCGACCGGCCCCTCGGCCTCGCCGGCATCCTGCAGGTACTCGACCGCTCACAGGTCAACGTCGAGTACATGTATGCCTTCGTCGAGCGCTGTGGAGAGAACGCGGTGATCATCTTCCGCTTCGACAACACCGAAAACGCCATCCGGGTGCTGACCGAAAACGGCATCAAGGTACTCAAGGGCGACCAGGTCTACAGCATGTAG
- a CDS encoding phenylacetate--CoA ligase family protein, giving the protein MIWNDEFETLPREAIEALQLKRLKQTLEKVYATVPFYRESFRKAGVTPEMVKSLDDLRRFPFALKQDMRDNYPYGLFAVPLEQIVRIHASSGTTGKPTVVGYTRRDIDMWSELMARSFAAAGAWRGDVIHNAYGYGLFTGGLGAHYGAEKLGASVIPMSGGNTKKQIMIMQDFGSTVLTCTPSYSLYLAEAAAEEGVNIRDLKLRIGIFGAEPWTEEIRGEIEEKLNIKAIDIYGLSEILGPGVAIECWEAQKGLHIWEDHFIPEIINPETGQVLPDGELGELVITTITKEGIPMIRYRTRDITRIMAEPCVCGRTHRRLQRMSGRTDDMLIIRGVNVFPSQIESVLINIEGVEPHYQLVVDREENLDTLEVQVEVNEQTFSDEIKVLQDLSRRIAREIKDLLGITCKVRLVEPKTITRSEGKAKRVIDHRKDK; this is encoded by the coding sequence AAGGCCGGGGTTACGCCCGAAATGGTCAAGTCTCTCGATGACCTGCGCCGCTTCCCTTTCGCTCTCAAGCAGGACATGCGGGACAACTACCCCTACGGCCTGTTCGCCGTCCCTTTGGAACAGATCGTGCGCATCCACGCCTCCAGCGGCACCACCGGCAAGCCGACGGTGGTCGGCTACACCCGGCGGGACATCGACATGTGGTCCGAGCTGATGGCCCGCTCCTTTGCCGCAGCCGGGGCTTGGCGGGGCGACGTCATTCATAACGCCTACGGTTACGGGCTGTTTACCGGGGGCCTCGGGGCCCACTACGGGGCGGAGAAACTCGGCGCCTCGGTCATCCCCATGTCCGGCGGCAACACCAAAAAGCAGATCATGATCATGCAGGACTTCGGCTCCACGGTGCTGACCTGTACCCCCTCCTACAGCCTCTACCTGGCGGAGGCCGCCGCGGAGGAGGGGGTGAACATCCGCGACCTGAAGCTGCGCATCGGCATTTTCGGCGCCGAGCCCTGGACCGAAGAGATCCGCGGCGAGATCGAGGAAAAGCTCAACATCAAGGCCATCGATATTTACGGGCTTTCCGAGATTCTCGGCCCCGGCGTGGCCATCGAATGCTGGGAGGCCCAGAAGGGGCTGCACATCTGGGAGGACCACTTCATCCCCGAAATCATCAACCCGGAGACCGGCCAGGTGCTGCCCGACGGTGAATTGGGCGAGCTGGTGATCACCACTATCACCAAGGAGGGGATTCCCATGATCCGTTACCGGACCAGGGACATCACCCGGATCATGGCCGAGCCCTGTGTCTGCGGCCGTACCCACCGGCGCCTGCAGCGCATGAGCGGGCGCACCGACGATATGCTGATCATCCGCGGGGTCAACGTCTTCCCTTCGCAGATCGAGAGCGTCCTGATCAATATCGAGGGCGTCGAGCCCCATTACCAGTTGGTGGTCGACCGTGAGGAGAATCTCGACACCCTGGAGGTGCAGGTCGAGGTCAACGAGCAGACTTTCTCGGACGAGATCAAGGTCCTGCAGGATCTTTCGCGGCGCATCGCCCGTGAAATCAAGGACCTGCTCGGCATCACCTGCAAGGTCCGGCTTGTCGAGCCCAAGACCATCACCCGCAGCGAAGGCAAGGCCAAACGGGTCATCGACCACCGCAAGGACAAGTAA